In one Komagataeibacter sp. FNDCR2 genomic region, the following are encoded:
- a CDS encoding cupin domain-containing protein, whose protein sequence is MDERYRFFDFNAIGKRFPPHAESLIVDTYLSDSPACSMRLFRIYHPLPRHFHRMCDEHLLLLSGHLNFLIEDDPARLLSPGEMVIFKRDTVHGVEPVGHEPVVFLATDTPRRAPDDVHFVDTDATRGLTFVTHLEDYG, encoded by the coding sequence ATGGACGAACGTTACAGATTTTTTGATTTCAATGCGATTGGCAAACGCTTTCCACCCCATGCGGAAAGTCTGATCGTCGATACCTACCTGTCCGACAGCCCGGCCTGCAGCATGCGGCTGTTCCGTATCTACCATCCATTGCCCCGGCATTTTCACCGCATGTGCGATGAACACCTGCTCCTGCTGTCCGGACACCTGAATTTCCTGATCGAGGATGATCCCGCCCGCCTGCTTTCGCCAGGCGAGATGGTCATTTTCAAGCGCGATACCGTTCATGGTGTCGAGCCGGTCGGTCACGAGCCGGTGGTCTTCCTGGCCACCGATACCCCGCGCCGGGCACCTGATGACGTGCATTTCGTGGACACGGACGCTACGCGGGGGCTGACCTTCGTCACGCACCTGGAAGATTACGGCTGA
- a CDS encoding thiamine pyrophosphate-binding protein has protein sequence MAITPLDVAAQRTGGRRGADILLEILESEGVRYIFGNPGTTELPLIDALQRRPDLRYILALQEASVVAMADGYAQAAGRPGFLNLHTAGGLGHGMGNLLNASVSQTPLVVTAGQQDSRHTISDPLLFGDLVSIATPAVKWAQEVLHADQLPVLVRRAFNDSMAAPSGPVFLSLPMDVMEEASDIDIGAPSVINRDSIAGGLSELARALAGIAPGRLAIIAGDEVHGANAAREVAAVAELLGAPVYGASWPSRIPFATSCPLWAGNMPTRATDIASRLSDYDAIFALGGKSLITILYSEGSPVPPGCAVYQVSADARDLGRTFQTPLSLVGNIRASLKVLLPLLERETQPRRAEYVAVRAAVATARTRRRAEAGQLVAQHRDDPVIAPCVAAYEAVRAIGPHVAIVDEAIATSSYTRMFLDSDWAAQYSFLRGGALGWGMPAAVGASLGLGREPVVCLVGDGAALYSPQALWTAAHEQLPVTFVVMNNREYNVLKGFMREQTHYVSAREGNFLAMDLNDPPIDYQAMAMSYGLDSRLITRMQDIAPAIEAAMASGRPNLVEILISTV, from the coding sequence ATGGCCATTACACCGCTTGATGTCGCGGCACAGCGGACGGGAGGGCGGCGGGGGGCCGACATCCTGCTGGAAATTCTGGAAAGTGAGGGCGTACGCTACATATTCGGCAACCCCGGTACGACGGAACTGCCGCTGATCGACGCGCTCCAGCGCCGCCCGGATCTGCGCTATATCCTGGCGTTGCAGGAAGCCAGCGTCGTGGCCATGGCCGATGGCTACGCACAGGCGGCGGGCCGTCCCGGTTTCCTTAACCTGCATACGGCTGGTGGCCTGGGCCATGGCATGGGCAACCTGCTCAATGCCAGTGTCTCGCAGACACCGCTTGTCGTTACGGCGGGGCAGCAGGATTCGCGGCATACGATTTCCGATCCGCTGCTGTTCGGTGATCTGGTCAGCATCGCCACGCCCGCTGTCAAATGGGCGCAGGAAGTGCTGCATGCGGACCAGTTGCCCGTGCTGGTAAGACGCGCGTTCAACGATTCGATGGCCGCGCCGTCCGGGCCGGTATTCCTGTCGCTCCCCATGGATGTGATGGAGGAAGCCAGCGATATCGACATCGGCGCGCCATCCGTCATCAACCGGGATTCCATCGCGGGCGGCCTGTCGGAACTGGCCCGCGCGCTGGCGGGCATCGCGCCGGGGCGGCTTGCCATCATCGCGGGGGATGAGGTGCATGGCGCCAATGCCGCGCGGGAAGTGGCTGCGGTGGCCGAACTTCTCGGGGCGCCGGTTTATGGCGCGTCGTGGCCTTCGCGCATTCCCTTCGCCACGTCATGCCCCCTGTGGGCGGGCAACATGCCCACGCGGGCGACCGACATCGCCAGCCGCCTGTCGGATTACGACGCCATCTTCGCGCTGGGCGGCAAATCGCTGATCACCATCCTGTATTCGGAAGGTTCCCCCGTGCCGCCGGGTTGCGCGGTCTATCAGGTCTCGGCCGATGCGCGTGATCTGGGCCGCACGTTCCAGACCCCGCTTTCGCTGGTGGGGAATATCCGGGCTTCGCTCAAGGTCCTGCTGCCCCTGCTGGAAAGGGAAACCCAGCCCCGTCGTGCCGAATACGTTGCCGTGCGGGCGGCCGTGGCCACCGCGCGTACGCGCCGGCGGGCAGAAGCCGGGCAACTGGTGGCGCAGCATCGCGATGACCCGGTCATTGCCCCCTGCGTCGCGGCGTATGAGGCCGTGCGCGCCATCGGTCCCCATGTCGCGATTGTGGATGAGGCCATCGCCACGTCATCCTATACCCGCATGTTCCTTGATAGTGACTGGGCGGCGCAATATTCCTTCCTGCGTGGCGGCGCGCTGGGCTGGGGCATGCCTGCCGCGGTGGGGGCGTCGCTCGGGCTGGGGCGCGAGCCGGTTGTCTGCCTGGTGGGCGACGGCGCGGCCCTTTATTCGCCCCAGGCCTTATGGACAGCGGCGCATGAGCAACTGCCCGTGACCTTCGTGGTCATGAATAACCGTGAATATAACGTGCTGAAGGGCTTCATGCGGGAACAGACGCATTATGTCTCGGCCCGCGAGGGCAATTTCCTCGCCATGGACCTCAATGACCCGCCAATCGACTATCAGGCGATGGCGATGTCGTACGGGCTGGATTCGCGCCTGATTACCCGGATGCAGGACATCGCCCCCGCGATCGAGGCGGCCATGGCGTCTGGCCGCCCCAATCTTGTGGAGATCCTGATCAGCACCGTCTAG
- a CDS encoding hydroxyethylthiazole kinase, which yields MCSAVIPMAYDSPACQSVLHRIRSARPFVYGLTNYVAATLSANVLLAVGAAPAIGAAPGWASGFGGHAGAMWVNAAGLINCTAHDMVAAVEAATAHQVPWVLDPVAMGAGVDEYDAIIHDLAMRGPTVIRGNASEVMALAGGAATARGVETTASIAQAVPLARQLARMRNVIVAISGPEDHILAPDGRHVIVHGGHPLLTVVTGMGCALGGLVAAALAVTPAGADRLAAVAAAHALYARAAEIAAPSARGPASFTMDFVDALSRLQNGTGAETPG from the coding sequence ATGTGTTCCGCCGTCATTCCCATGGCTTACGATAGCCCGGCCTGCCAGTCCGTTCTGCATCGTATCCGGAGCGCGCGCCCCTTTGTTTATGGGTTGACCAATTACGTCGCGGCGACCCTGAGCGCCAACGTGCTGCTTGCGGTTGGCGCCGCGCCGGCCATTGGGGCCGCCCCCGGCTGGGCGTCCGGTTTTGGCGGCCATGCGGGGGCGATGTGGGTCAACGCGGCCGGACTTATCAACTGCACGGCGCACGATATGGTCGCTGCGGTCGAGGCGGCGACTGCCCATCAGGTGCCATGGGTTCTGGACCCCGTGGCCATGGGGGCGGGGGTGGATGAATATGATGCCATCATTCACGATCTGGCGATGCGTGGCCCCACGGTGATTCGCGGCAATGCCAGCGAGGTCATGGCGCTTGCCGGTGGGGCCGCCACCGCGCGGGGCGTGGAAACCACGGCCTCCATCGCGCAGGCGGTGCCCCTGGCGCGTCAGCTTGCACGGATGCGCAACGTCATCGTGGCCATTAGCGGGCCAGAGGATCATATCCTCGCCCCCGATGGCCGGCATGTCATCGTGCATGGCGGGCACCCGCTGCTGACGGTGGTTACCGGAATGGGGTGCGCGCTGGGCGGTCTGGTCGCAGCGGCACTTGCCGTGACGCCAGCAGGCGCCGACCGTCTTGCCGCCGTGGCGGCCGCGCATGCCCTTTATGCGCGCGCGGCGGAAATCGCGGCCCCTTCAGCACGGGGGCCCGCCTCGTTTACAATGGATTTTGTGGACGCGCTGTCCCGGCTGCAAAATGGGACCGGGGCGGAAACGCCCGGCTGA
- the hpxZ gene encoding oxalurate catabolism protein HpxZ: MAPELNRPEIVAELTAMSDRYEAALGTNDITELDTLFYHGPETVRYGVGETLYGFDEIAAFRRNRTGGSPPRDVLRRHITAIGADMGTVDLEFRRHGSERIGRQSQTWIRTPQGWKIIAAHVSLMADIS; encoded by the coding sequence ATGGCTCCTGAACTGAACCGGCCTGAAATCGTAGCGGAACTGACCGCCATGTCCGATCGCTATGAAGCGGCGCTGGGCACGAATGACATCACGGAACTCGACACCCTCTTTTACCACGGCCCCGAAACGGTGCGTTACGGTGTGGGCGAGACATTATACGGGTTTGACGAGATCGCGGCCTTTCGCCGCAACCGGACGGGCGGTTCGCCCCCGCGCGATGTGCTGCGCCGCCATATCACGGCCATTGGCGCCGATATGGGCACGGTTGACCTGGAATTCCGTCGTCATGGTAGCGAGCGGATCGGCCGACAGAGCCAGACATGGATTCGCACGCCGCAGGGGTGGAAGATCATTGCCGCGCATGTCTCGCTCATGGCCGATATTTCCTGA
- a CDS encoding DEAD/DEAH box helicase codes for MPEQDADRLEIADALRRALAIENELSRPQARAYVRCLQTTWQVPAIQWTKRESIRQLADARRLLHAAHIFREIEGASSARAIDCIRRTGEILEWLSRAADTLRVVVPIELLAAAAYQLGGLPAMASGLLRQITTEHDGVALYAAFLKADFDDVIRLSSAFWNAHPDLTASDASLRLAQPGTELDELDEDDDRVGWFFTVELVRSLGLIADSLRRGDDARLETAMTKLYALDEMAARTFSDDASLVLSLMRQVADSYKAASIYRPLIALAALNPGRSGKLTAYARDQFSRGRGILWTSQLQGLDRLLSDSSFALCTPTGSGKTLVANMALVKELLLREHDGLAPLAIYLVPSRALAGEVETKLRSELGNEMTITALYGGADWGITDYWLTGDEPTVLIATVEKADALMRYLGPIITARLRLLILDEAHQIVPNGDENTRVSFSDHSNRSIRLENFVSRVIAQRPDVVRIALTAVAGGAALPVARWIEGRRDAQAVGVRYRSTRQVIGVLETAPNATGRILLDIMNGRTLYIRGQEKPVYLPLRMQPMPQLPAAMRNSLNRFNCLSVLWTVLHLVEEDQRILISVAQEPEQTMRWFKEALELASWATVPRFAAPNGANRARFDEARAACIDYCGEDSFELFLLDRGIATSHGQMPQRLRRLMTDMIERRICPITVATATLTEGVNLPFDLIFLTSLKRRSWDQETQTQVIAPLSTSELRNLAGRAGRPGTAKGIEGMMLIALPTQVSSTAAGTIPVQRSQLRELQRDYERLRVSLLIEEEDTDEVESPLALLLNAIHDRAIRLLGIDPDDFLEWLEQTLPTDISGTAGEGATDALSRLADTLDELDGVLLNALEEITRAEDVAMTGARAEAYLAELWRTTFTSAAAIQEVWLERAFVQRGRAIVETVYPDADERRRLYQYGFSPLVGRRFEQIAPRVLEFIAAATTYGTDDAEARINVFEQIGDLLSADRGFGFRVRQTATDQEILRTWTNVLDWWMHEPDALTPEADDLRTWQRFVADNLEFRLGVAIGAVVAQAWSTGARDPFAVPSLDEWKNTTGLPWFGFWARELLRWGTHDPFVAFALSQNLAQTREAAVGRRAEFDAWLNNEFEDIDPDDWIDPQLFLQWQGSLPSRERTAPAEGAETVRLTGTNGRRQRYSVIPIVSGALIRWLDPAGFELARSDDILEEFSTRRIGNDYELRVNRWETAVHRTFSTTSRQ; via the coding sequence ATGCCCGAACAAGACGCAGACCGCCTGGAAATTGCCGACGCCTTGCGCAGGGCGCTCGCTATTGAAAACGAACTATCACGACCACAAGCCCGCGCGTATGTGCGGTGCCTTCAAACGACTTGGCAGGTTCCTGCAATACAGTGGACCAAGCGTGAATCCATACGACAGCTCGCCGATGCCCGCCGCCTTTTGCACGCGGCTCACATTTTTCGGGAAATCGAAGGTGCAAGCTCGGCACGGGCGATCGATTGCATTCGCAGGACCGGCGAAATCCTCGAATGGCTATCCCGTGCCGCCGACACGCTGCGCGTCGTCGTCCCGATCGAGCTTCTCGCGGCCGCAGCCTATCAACTCGGAGGCCTGCCAGCGATGGCTTCTGGGCTTCTCAGGCAAATTACCACCGAGCACGACGGTGTTGCCCTCTACGCCGCTTTTCTCAAAGCAGACTTCGATGACGTCATTCGACTCTCGTCCGCCTTCTGGAACGCCCATCCCGATTTGACGGCATCGGATGCGTCGCTTCGACTGGCCCAGCCGGGGACCGAACTAGACGAGTTGGATGAGGATGACGACCGCGTCGGTTGGTTCTTCACGGTCGAGCTTGTCCGCAGCCTTGGGCTGATTGCCGACAGCCTGCGGCGCGGCGACGACGCGCGTCTAGAGACCGCCATGACGAAGCTCTATGCGCTCGACGAAATGGCCGCCAGGACATTCAGCGATGACGCGTCACTGGTCCTATCGCTCATGCGGCAGGTCGCAGACAGCTATAAAGCCGCAAGCATCTATCGTCCCCTGATCGCCCTTGCCGCTTTGAACCCGGGCCGGAGTGGAAAGCTCACAGCCTATGCCCGCGATCAGTTTAGCCGTGGCCGAGGCATCCTATGGACCTCGCAGCTTCAGGGCCTAGATCGACTGCTAAGCGACTCTTCATTCGCACTCTGCACGCCAACGGGTTCGGGGAAGACGCTCGTCGCGAACATGGCACTCGTCAAGGAGTTGCTACTGCGCGAGCATGACGGCCTTGCTCCACTCGCCATCTACCTTGTCCCGTCGCGAGCGCTCGCCGGCGAGGTCGAAACCAAACTCCGATCCGAGCTTGGGAACGAAATGACCATCACAGCGCTCTACGGCGGTGCGGACTGGGGGATCACTGACTATTGGCTCACGGGCGACGAACCGACGGTGTTGATCGCCACCGTCGAAAAAGCCGACGCACTAATGCGCTATCTCGGCCCCATCATCACAGCACGCCTGCGCTTGCTTATCCTCGACGAGGCGCATCAGATTGTCCCGAACGGCGACGAAAACACCCGCGTCAGCTTCTCAGACCACAGCAACCGTTCGATCCGACTGGAGAACTTCGTCTCGCGGGTGATAGCGCAGCGCCCCGACGTCGTGCGCATCGCGCTCACGGCCGTCGCGGGTGGCGCGGCCCTTCCAGTCGCCCGATGGATCGAGGGCCGTCGCGACGCCCAAGCCGTCGGCGTCCGATATCGCAGCACGCGCCAAGTCATAGGCGTTCTGGAAACTGCACCCAATGCCACTGGCCGTATCCTTCTAGACATCATGAATGGCCGGACGCTCTACATTCGGGGCCAGGAAAAGCCGGTATATCTGCCGTTGCGCATGCAACCGATGCCGCAGCTTCCGGCCGCCATGCGAAACAGCCTCAATCGCTTCAATTGCCTGAGCGTTCTTTGGACTGTGCTTCACCTCGTTGAGGAAGACCAGCGCATCCTGATTTCCGTCGCGCAAGAGCCCGAACAAACAATGCGCTGGTTCAAAGAAGCCCTTGAACTTGCCAGTTGGGCCACCGTACCGCGCTTTGCCGCGCCAAATGGAGCCAATCGGGCGAGGTTCGACGAAGCGCGGGCAGCTTGCATCGATTATTGCGGCGAAGATTCGTTTGAACTCTTCCTGCTCGATCGTGGAATCGCCACCAGCCACGGCCAGATGCCGCAACGTCTACGACGGCTGATGACTGACATGATCGAGCGCCGAATATGTCCGATTACGGTCGCGACCGCGACGCTAACCGAAGGCGTCAATCTTCCCTTCGATCTCATATTTCTGACATCACTTAAACGACGATCGTGGGATCAGGAAACCCAGACACAAGTTATCGCTCCTCTTTCCACCTCCGAACTCCGCAATCTCGCAGGCCGCGCGGGTCGGCCGGGGACCGCAAAGGGCATCGAGGGCATGATGCTGATTGCCCTGCCGACCCAGGTATCCTCCACCGCTGCGGGGACTATACCCGTCCAACGAAGCCAGCTTCGGGAACTGCAGAGAGATTACGAGCGGCTGCGCGTGTCGCTGCTGATTGAAGAAGAGGACACCGACGAAGTGGAAAGCCCATTGGCGCTTCTGCTCAACGCGATCCACGATCGAGCAATCCGTCTCCTAGGCATTGATCCAGACGATTTTCTCGAATGGTTAGAGCAAACTCTACCCACCGACATCAGCGGCACCGCTGGAGAAGGCGCCACCGACGCTCTCTCAAGGCTCGCCGACACACTCGACGAGCTGGATGGTGTTCTGCTGAACGCCCTCGAGGAAATAACCCGAGCGGAGGACGTGGCCATGACGGGGGCGAGAGCGGAAGCGTACCTAGCAGAACTATGGCGCACGACCTTCACCTCTGCGGCTGCAATCCAGGAGGTCTGGCTCGAGCGCGCGTTCGTGCAGCGCGGGCGTGCGATCGTAGAAACCGTCTATCCAGATGCCGATGAACGCCGCCGTCTATACCAATACGGCTTCTCGCCACTCGTAGGCCGACGTTTCGAGCAGATCGCGCCACGCGTCCTTGAGTTCATCGCTGCCGCAACGACCTACGGCACGGACGACGCAGAAGCGCGAATTAATGTATTCGAGCAAATCGGCGACCTGCTGTCCGCCGATCGCGGATTTGGATTTCGCGTACGCCAGACGGCTACGGACCAGGAAATCCTCCGGACTTGGACAAATGTCTTGGACTGGTGGATGCATGAGCCCGACGCTCTGACACCCGAAGCTGACGACTTACGCACCTGGCAGCGCTTCGTCGCCGACAACCTCGAATTTCGGCTAGGCGTCGCCATCGGCGCCGTAGTGGCACAAGCATGGTCAACGGGTGCAAGAGACCCTTTCGCCGTTCCCTCGCTTGATGAGTGGAAGAATACTACCGGCCTTCCTTGGTTCGGCTTTTGGGCTCGCGAGCTTCTGAGATGGGGGACCCATGACCCGTTCGTGGCGTTCGCTTTATCCCAGAATCTAGCGCAAACCCGAGAAGCAGCGGTAGGCCGACGCGCCGAATTCGATGCTTGGCTGAACAACGAATTCGAAGACATTGATCCAGACGACTGGATCGATCCTCAACTCTTCCTTCAATGGCAAGGTAGCCTCCCAAGCAGGGAGCGGACAGCACCGGCGGAAGGTGCCGAAACCGTCCGACTGACGGGTACCAATGGTCGTCGCCAGCGATATAGCGTCATTCCGATCGTGAGCGGCGCATTAATTCGATGGCTTGATCCCGCCGGTTTCGAACTCGCGCGCTCCGACGATATCCTCGAAGAGTTTTCAACCCGAAGGATCGGCAACGACTACGAACTTCGAGTGAACCGATGGGAAACCGCGGTCCACCGCACGTTCTCTACAACCTCGCGACAATAG